A single region of the Brienomyrus brachyistius isolate T26 chromosome 10, BBRACH_0.4, whole genome shotgun sequence genome encodes:
- the LOC125750882 gene encoding nucleolar protein dao-5-like, with protein MVRSGQPKKKTAPNGDSDSECDIQPSQVPFFTPTRTARKNPVATDKDAVSTDSSDSEEAGLSKQVQAKRSPGKSILVKGTTIKPNQALHSKTADTNQVTAPEKTGSSTDSEGTSDSDSSTEAPAKGIPVKTRLSVSAKTTPAPKTPATGKKAKSSDTESSDDSDSEEEAVAKTVLSKAAPINPAKSSLMTPTKATPTLKTPAVGKKDVMSDSGSSEDSDSEEEAPVKAVLAKGTPSKLNFAKPSQGTPTKAATATKVLICY; from the exons ATGGTTCGTTCAGGACAACCAAAAAAGAAAACGGCCCCTAATGGTGACTCGGACAGTGAATGTGACATCCAGCCTTCGCAG GTACCCTTCTTTACACCAACACGTACCGCCAGAAAGAATCCTGTAGCTACTGACAAAGACGCTGTCAGTACAGATTCCTCAGATAGTGAGGAAGCGGGTTTGTCAAAGCAAGTCCAAGCCAAGCGGTCACCAGGAAAGAGCATCTTAGTCAAAGGAACCACCATTAAACCTAATCAAGCTCTGCACAGCAAGACCGCAGACACTAATCAGGTCACCGCTCCAGAGAAAACAGGCTCTAGCACTGACAGCGAAGGCACCAGTGACTCGGACAGCAGCACAGAAGCTCCAGCAAAGGGGATCCCAGTAAAGActcgtctgtctgtgtctgcaaaGACCACGCCTGCACCTAAGACCCCTGCTACAGGAAAGAAGGCCAAGAGCTCAGACACCGAGAGCTCCGATGATTCCGACAGTGAGGAGGAAGCGGTGGCAAAGACTGTGTTATCAAAGGCAGCCCCCATCAACCCCGCCAAGTCAAGCCTGATGACCCCTACCAAAGCCACACCTACACTGAAAACCCCTGCTGTAGGGAAGAAAGATgttatgtcagacagtggaagctCCGAGGACTCAGACAGTGAAGAAGAGGCTCCAGTGAAGGCTGTTTTGGCAAAGGGAACTCCATCTAAACTAAACTTCGCCAAACCTAGCCAGGGTACCCCAACTAAGGCTGCAACTGCTACAAAAGTCCTTATCTGCTACTAA